One window from the genome of Halomicrobium zhouii encodes:
- a CDS encoding CheF family chemotaxis protein, translating into MSDTEKKITDTQGQYLQAVQKGQRLTDASWQTCRIVLTTERLVLIADEKRQFPLSAIDRIADRFDVNQQSASVSNYVVLHLGDNVLLVTAKEHESFETDLYRAALDGEIILVQHPAVEGGVVQNAGWTKGRMKVTDEALQLALADGQAVPIERADIGDLSFDDKTVSGEERTVIEVEHTQDDISVETHLAGDDFHATVLQVMLEESAERNRADLDLSSTERRVIMALYSGISPFDVPSFVGISVDQTEEIFDRLIELEAISLRRERTEVALTTKGRRVAGEKMGEQ; encoded by the coding sequence ATGAGTGACACGGAGAAGAAGATCACGGACACACAGGGCCAGTACCTGCAGGCGGTCCAGAAGGGCCAGCGGCTCACCGACGCGAGCTGGCAGACCTGCCGGATAGTGCTGACCACGGAGCGCCTGGTTCTCATCGCCGACGAGAAGCGCCAGTTCCCCCTGTCCGCCATCGACCGCATCGCCGACCGGTTCGACGTCAACCAGCAGAGCGCCAGCGTGTCGAACTACGTCGTGCTCCACCTCGGCGACAACGTGTTGCTCGTCACCGCCAAGGAGCACGAGTCCTTCGAGACGGACCTCTACCGGGCGGCGCTCGACGGCGAGATCATCCTCGTCCAGCACCCGGCCGTGGAGGGCGGCGTCGTCCAGAACGCCGGGTGGACCAAGGGGCGGATGAAGGTGACCGACGAGGCGCTGCAGCTGGCGCTCGCCGACGGCCAGGCGGTCCCCATCGAACGCGCCGACATCGGCGACCTCTCCTTCGACGACAAGACCGTCTCCGGCGAGGAGCGCACCGTCATCGAGGTCGAACACACCCAGGACGACATCAGCGTCGAGACCCACCTCGCCGGCGACGACTTCCACGCCACCGTGTTGCAGGTCATGCTCGAGGAGAGCGCCGAGCGAAACCGGGCCGACCTGGACCTGTCGAGCACGGAGCGGCGCGTGATCATGGCGCTGTACTCCGGTATCTCTCCGTTCGACGTCCCGAGCTTCGTCGGTATCTCGGTGGACCAGACCGAGGAGATATTCGACCGCCTCATCGAACTGGAGGCGATCAGTCTCCGTCGCGAGCGGACGGAAGTTGCGTTGACGACGAAGGGGCGGCGGGTTGCCGGGGAGAAGATGGGAGAACAGTAG
- the icd gene encoding NADP-dependent isocitrate dehydrogenase: protein MGYQYDKVEVPEDGEPIQVIDEDNDELEIPENPIIPIIHGDGIGKDVGPAAQKVLEAAANATGRDIAWMRVYAGESGREKYDENLPDDTVNAIDEHRVAIKGPLTTPVGAGFRSLNVALRQTLDFYSNVRPTYYLDGVPSPMKAPEEMDMVTFRENTEDVYAGIEWEAGTDEVEQVREFVEEEMGFDDVMHDGPIGIGIKPITEFGSKRLVRKAIDYAIEHDRDKVTLVGKGNIMKFTEGQFTEWGMEVAEEEYPDEEVFAAPDSLWETQDEIDIPEDAVMVESRLADAMLQWMQLRTDEFSVLAMPNLNGDYLSDAAGAQIGGLGIAPGANFGDARVLAEPVHGSAPKRAGQDMANPTALILSGRLMFDYMGWKDTADLVRDAVEETISSGKVTYDLERQIEGGEKLGTTEYAETIVENIEKLS, encoded by the coding sequence ATGGGATATCAGTACGACAAGGTCGAAGTGCCGGAAGACGGAGAGCCGATTCAGGTTATCGACGAGGACAACGACGAGCTGGAGATCCCGGAAAACCCGATCATCCCGATCATCCACGGCGACGGGATCGGCAAGGACGTCGGCCCCGCGGCACAGAAAGTGCTCGAGGCCGCCGCCAACGCCACCGGTCGAGACATCGCGTGGATGCGCGTCTACGCCGGCGAGTCCGGCCGGGAGAAGTACGACGAGAACCTCCCCGACGACACCGTCAACGCCATCGACGAACACCGCGTCGCCATCAAGGGCCCGCTGACGACGCCCGTCGGCGCCGGCTTCCGCTCGCTCAACGTCGCCCTGCGCCAGACGCTCGATTTCTACTCGAACGTCCGACCGACGTACTACCTCGACGGCGTCCCCTCGCCCATGAAGGCGCCCGAGGAGATGGACATGGTCACCTTCCGCGAGAACACCGAGGACGTCTACGCCGGCATCGAGTGGGAGGCCGGCACCGACGAGGTCGAGCAGGTCCGCGAGTTCGTCGAGGAGGAGATGGGCTTCGACGACGTGATGCACGACGGCCCCATCGGCATCGGCATCAAGCCGATCACCGAGTTCGGCTCCAAGCGCCTCGTCCGGAAGGCCATCGACTACGCCATCGAGCACGACCGCGACAAGGTCACCCTCGTCGGCAAGGGGAACATCATGAAGTTCACCGAGGGGCAGTTCACCGAGTGGGGCATGGAAGTCGCCGAGGAGGAGTACCCCGACGAGGAGGTCTTCGCCGCGCCCGACTCCCTCTGGGAGACCCAGGACGAGATCGACATCCCGGAGGACGCCGTCATGGTCGAGTCCCGCCTCGCCGACGCGATGCTCCAGTGGATGCAGCTGCGGACCGACGAGTTCAGCGTCCTCGCGATGCCGAACCTGAACGGCGACTACCTCTCGGACGCCGCCGGCGCACAGATCGGCGGCCTCGGCATCGCGCCGGGCGCCAACTTCGGTGACGCCCGCGTCCTCGCCGAGCCCGTCCACGGTAGCGCGCCCAAGCGCGCCGGCCAGGACATGGCCAACCCGACCGCGCTCATCCTCTCCGGTCGCCTGATGTTCGACTACATGGGCTGGAAGGACACCGCCGACCTCGTCCGCGACGCCGTCGAGGAGACCATCTCCTCGGGCAAGGTCACCTACGACCTCGAACGCCAGATCGAGGGCGGCGAGAAGCTCGGGACGACGGAGTACGCCGAGACCATCGTCGAGAACATCGAAAAGCTGTCGTAG
- a CDS encoding nucleotidyltransferase domain-containing protein produces MPIDIERFETGESLDAPPTSERILRFLRRNPDRAYTRSDIATAIDADPETVGTNLTRLKERGLVRHRSPYWALAPDTGSVDDAQAEKTTDHPERPRNVKTTTGTDGPEGAHGRAADAFVEAVENELDERIEAVYVFGSVARGAETEQSDVDVLAVVADDADFGAVDDRLLDIAYDVQLDHGVVVEVHTLRGEEFRERRDRGEPFARTVVEEGVRRV; encoded by the coding sequence GTGCCGATCGACATCGAGCGCTTCGAGACGGGGGAATCGCTGGATGCCCCGCCGACGAGCGAGCGCATCCTCCGATTCCTCCGGCGAAATCCTGACCGAGCGTACACCCGGTCGGACATAGCCACCGCCATCGACGCGGACCCCGAGACCGTCGGGACCAACCTGACACGTCTGAAAGAGCGCGGGCTGGTCCGCCACCGGAGCCCGTACTGGGCGCTGGCACCGGATACTGGCTCGGTCGATGACGCCCAAGCCGAGAAGACGACAGACCACCCAGAGCGGCCGAGAAACGTTAAGACGACGACTGGAACCGACGGCCCGGAGGGAGCGCACGGTCGTGCAGCCGACGCCTTCGTCGAGGCGGTCGAGAACGAACTCGACGAACGAATCGAGGCCGTCTACGTGTTCGGCTCCGTGGCCCGGGGAGCCGAGACTGAGCAGAGCGACGTGGACGTGCTGGCGGTCGTCGCGGACGACGCCGACTTCGGTGCCGTCGACGACCGATTGCTCGACATCGCCTACGACGTCCAGCTGGACCACGGCGTCGTCGTCGAAGTCCACACGCTACGGGGCGAGGAGTTCCGAGAGCGAAGAGACCGTGGCGAGCCGTTCGCCCGGACCGTCGTCGAAGAGGGCGTTCGACGTGTCTGA
- a CDS encoding isoaspartyl peptidase/L-asparaginase, translating into MHVIAHGGAGSVPDEPAMRQRSLATAVEEATRSDDPLEAACTAVRALEDDPRFNAGVGSVAQSDGTIRTDAGLMADDGTTGAACGMAGVANAVDVASVVATETPHVVLAGEPAVDLAAAFDVETDVDLWTDRTRERWDAADPPSGGLDETLPWVREQFGRGSDTVGAVATDGESLVAATSTGGRWFALAGRVGDVPQIGAGFYADDRGGASATGAGEAIARFGLARRAVDELERRSSHQAAEEVIEEFADATGERAGLVVVDHDGHAGSATNAASMQTAERP; encoded by the coding sequence ATGCACGTCATCGCTCACGGTGGTGCCGGGAGCGTCCCGGACGAACCCGCGATGCGACAGCGATCCCTGGCGACGGCGGTCGAAGAGGCGACCCGGTCCGACGACCCGCTCGAAGCGGCCTGTACGGCGGTCCGGGCGCTGGAGGACGACCCGCGGTTCAACGCCGGGGTCGGCAGCGTCGCCCAGAGCGACGGGACGATTCGGACGGACGCCGGGCTGATGGCCGACGACGGGACGACGGGGGCTGCGTGCGGAATGGCCGGCGTCGCCAACGCGGTGGACGTCGCCAGCGTCGTCGCCACGGAGACGCCCCACGTCGTACTCGCCGGCGAACCGGCGGTCGACCTGGCGGCCGCCTTCGACGTCGAGACCGACGTCGACCTCTGGACGGACCGCACGCGGGAGCGCTGGGACGCCGCCGACCCGCCCTCGGGCGGCCTGGACGAGACGCTTCCGTGGGTCCGTGAGCAGTTCGGCCGCGGGAGCGACACCGTCGGTGCAGTGGCGACGGACGGCGAGTCACTCGTCGCCGCGACGTCGACCGGCGGCCGGTGGTTCGCCCTCGCCGGCCGCGTCGGCGACGTCCCGCAGATCGGCGCCGGTTTCTACGCCGACGACCGCGGCGGGGCGAGCGCCACCGGTGCGGGCGAAGCCATCGCGCGGTTCGGCCTCGCTCGTCGCGCCGTCGACGAACTCGAGCGCAGGAGTTCTCACCAGGCCGCAGAAGAAGTCATCGAGGAGTTCGCGGACGCGACTGGCGAACGCGCCGGCCTCGTCGTCGTGGACCACGACGGACACGCGGGGTCGGCCACTAACGCCGCGTCGATGCAGACCGCCGAACGGCCCTAG
- a CDS encoding HEPN domain-containing protein, with translation MSDDDVAREDVDREFEQAVQMLDDARKAHEVGISKSTVVNRLYYCCFHAAQAALYARGFDPQSHGAVQTLLGRELIKPGVVEREHGRFLNDVETYRRRADYGSGTVDRDADELVRRTSAFLDAMRSVAGDASE, from the coding sequence GTGTCTGACGACGACGTGGCGCGGGAAGACGTCGACCGCGAGTTCGAGCAGGCCGTCCAGATGCTCGACGACGCCAGGAAGGCGCACGAAGTAGGCATCTCGAAGAGTACCGTCGTGAACCGCCTGTACTACTGCTGTTTCCACGCGGCACAGGCAGCGCTGTACGCCAGGGGGTTCGATCCCCAGTCACACGGAGCGGTCCAGACGCTACTCGGTCGAGAGCTGATCAAGCCCGGTGTCGTCGAACGCGAACACGGACGGTTCCTGAACGACGTGGAGACGTATCGGCGCAGGGCCGACTACGGGTCGGGCACTGTCGACCGTGACGCGGACGAACTCGTCCGCCGGACGAGCGCGTTCCTCGACGCGATGCGGTCCGTCGCGGGCGACGCCTCGGAGTGA